In Raphanus sativus cultivar WK10039 chromosome 5, ASM80110v3, whole genome shotgun sequence, the following proteins share a genomic window:
- the LOC108862900 gene encoding purple acid phosphatase 18: MERKLLVTLSVILFSSVAADDYVRPEPRQALQFPWKQKSTSQPEQVHISLAGDKHMRVSWVTNDKSSPSFVEYGTSPGKYSFLGQGESTSYSYIFYRSGKIHHAVIGPLEPDTVYYYRCGGGGPEFHLKTPPAQFPITFAVAGDLGQTGWTKSTLDHIDQCRYEVHLLPGDLSYADYMQHKWDTFGELVQPLASVRPWMVTQGNHEKENIPYLVDEFVSYNSRWKMPYAESGSNSNLYYSFEVAGVHVIMLGSYTDYDRYSDQYNWLKGDLSKVDRERTPWLIALFHVPWYNSNDAHQNEGDGMMAEMEPLLYASGVDIVFTGHVHAYERTKRVNNGKSDPCGPVHITIGDGGNREGLARKYKDPSPEWSVFREASFGHGELQMVNSTHAHWTWHRNDDDEPTKSDEVWLTSLVNSGCWTEKKWNENLRKILMEP, translated from the exons ATGGAAAGAAAGCTTCTTGTGACCTTGTCTGTGATACTCTTTTCTTCTGTTGCGGCAGATGATTACGTCCGACCAGAACCTCGTCAAGCTTTACAGTTTCCATGGAAACAAAAGTCCACTTCTCAACCCGAGCAG GTGCATATCTCATTGGCTGGAGACAAACACATGCGAGTGAGTTGGGTCACCAACGACAAATCATCCCCTTCCTTTGTTGAATACGGAACATCTCCAGGGAAATACTCTTTCCTTGGTCAAGGAGAGAGCACTTCTTACAGCTACATATTCTACAGATCAGGGAAGATACACCACGCCGTCATCGGTCCATTGGAACCAGACACTGTTTACTATTACCGTTGCGGTGGAGGAGGACCTGAGTTTCATCTGAAAACACCACCAGCTCAGTTCCCGATCACTTTCGCAGTGGCTGGCGATCTTGGTCAAACCGGTTGGACCAAGTCGACGCTAGATCATATCGATCAGTGCAGATACGAAGTGCATCTGCTCCCCGGTGATCTTTCTTATGCTGACTATATGCAGCACAAGTGGGACACGTTCGGAGAGCTTGTTCAGCCTCTGGCGAGTGTGAGGCCCTGGATGGTGACTCAAGGAAACCATGAGAAAGAGAATATTCCCTATTTGGTGGATGAGTTTGTGTCGTATAACTCGAGGTGGAAGATGCCTTATGCAGAGAGTGGATCAAATTCGAATTTGTATTACTCTTTTGAGGTTGCTGGTGTCCATGTGATCATGCTTGGCTCATACACAGATTATGATCGGTACTCAGATCAATACAATTGGTTAAAG GGTGATCTCTCAAAGGTGGACAGAGAAAGGACTCCGTGGCTAATAGCCTTGTTCCATGTACCATGGTATAACAGTAACGATGCCCATCAAAATGAAGGTGATGGGATGATGGCTGAAATGGAGCCTTTGCTTTATGCGAGCGGTGTGGATATTGTATTCACTGGCCATGTCCATGCTTATGAACGCACg AAACGTGTCAACAATGGTAAATCAGATCCATGTGGTCCCGTACACATAACTATAGGAGATGGAGGAAACAGAGAAGGACTAGCTCGCAA gtacaaAGATCCATCCCCAGAGTGGTCAGTCTTCAGGGAAGCAAGCTTTGGACATGGCGAACTTCAGATGGTGAATTCAACCCATGCGCATTGGACCTGGCATAGGAACGATGACGATGAGCCAACAAAATCTGATGAAGTTTGGTTAACCTCACTTGTGAACTCAGGATGTTGGACGGAGAAGAAATGGAATGAAAACCTCAGAAAAATACTCATGGAACCTTGA
- the LOC108862902 gene encoding protein FATTY ACID EXPORT 6, which translates to MHDFCFTIPYGMLLIGGGFIGYMKKGSITSFAGGAGTGLLLILAGYLSLKAFEKKKNSSIAVVLQTVISAALTLVMGQRYLLTQKVMPAGLVAGISALMTCFYVYKIATGGNKIPSKSE; encoded by the exons ATGCATGATTTCTGCTTCACGATCCCGTACGGGATGCTTCTAATCGGCGGTGGGTTCATCGGATACATGAAGAAAGGAAGTATTACATCTTTCGCCGGAGGTGCAGGCACTGGTTTACTACTCATCCTCGCTGGATATCTCAGTCTCAAGGCTttcgagaagaagaagaattcaTCCATCGCTGTTGTTCTTCAGACag TAATCTCAGCTGCCCTCACACTAGTCATGGGACAGCGTTACTTGCTCACTCAAAAGGTTATGCCAGCTGGTCTAGTTGCTGGGATCag TGCTCTCATGACCTGTTTTTACGTATACAAGATCGCTACTGGTGGCAATAAAATCCCATCAAAATCTGAATGA